A DNA window from Myxocyprinus asiaticus isolate MX2 ecotype Aquarium Trade chromosome 15, UBuf_Myxa_2, whole genome shotgun sequence contains the following coding sequences:
- the LOC127452681 gene encoding uncharacterized protein C7orf31, whose protein sequence is MASSSQIESVPAVTKGHQHFSYGGSVLPESVIIEQYYDLTPTKKSNLRMNDQLEKMIKVAVPREHPYQSHMSRYAMFPSYRSPDDPDTGVRAGSKLPLNPLLPSSAPTVTLLHKTTGSPYHHEILDVPIATRRKAMTWSGQHDFQNHTKPLKEKAQVFYPRPPKTVCPNASLRDWNTTLSECTANMLRNLEKAQWLTSYQLHYTGTGPTNPIKLDDFHEKTIAMFTGEMNPLTAQLRERSFPIFTPSRPLEGRKARILPNLCPLKSTYAPSLSSPATSVLSGAADLGLTAPGTLTPLAVEVRRDDTSLPQRSTETQHTDQYRSVDADLKEVLENSNTGHILEHTFHSLLDGKEKLQTMKSQPEKGNEYLSKSLQPRSFQERKQTLDNRTQSTLLELQDSFSKSEAHRQFRESLKGSVVDLRDNYYNGRKHLFCGSNSYYFHN, encoded by the exons ATGGCTTCCAGTTCTCAGATCGAAAGTGTCCCTGCAGTCACCAAGGGCCATCAACACTTCAGCTACGGCGGATCAGTGTTACCTGA GTCTGTCATCATTGAGCAATATTATGACCTAACCCCAACCAAGAAGAGTAATCTCCGTATGAATGACCAGCT TGAGAAGATGATTAAAGTTGCTGTTCCAAGAGAGCATCCGTACCAGTCCCACATGTCCCGCTATGCCATGTTTCCATCTTACCGATCCCCTGATGACCCTGACACAGGAGTGAGGGCTGGTTCTAAACTGCCCCTCAACCCTCTCCTGCCCTCTAGTGCACCTACAGTCACTTTACTCCATAAGACTACAG GCAGTCCGTACCATCATGAGATACTTGATGTTCCCATAGCAACCAGAAGAAAAGCAATGACTTGGTCAGGGCAACATGATTTCCAGAAT CATACTAAGCCATTAAAAGAGAAGGCTCAAGTGTTCTACCCCAGGCCTCCGAAGACAGTGTGCCCAAATGCTTCTCTGCGTGACTGGAATACCACCTTGTCTGAGTGCACAGCCAACATGTTACGCAACTTGGAGAAAGCCCAGTGGCTCACCTCATACCAACTACACTACACAG GCACTGGGCCCACTAACCCCATTAAACTGGACGATTTCCATGAGAAGACAATTGCCATGTTTACCGGAGAAATGAACCCTCTAACAGCACAGCTG AGGGAGCGATCATTTCCTATTTTCACTCCTTCTCGGCCATTGGAAGGACGCAAGGCCAGGATTCTTCCAAATCTATGCCCTTTGAAAAGCACCTACGCTCCATCCTTGTCTTCTCCTGCCACCTCTGTCCTTTCAGGGGCTGCAGATCTGGGCCTAACCGCACCCGGTACACTCACCCCTTTGGCTGTGGAGGTCAGACGAGATGACACCAGCCTTCCACAGAGATCCACAGAGACTCAACATACAGATCAGTACAGATCTGTTGATGCAGACCTAAAAGAAGTGTTGGAGAACTCCAACACAGGGCACATTTTAGAGCACACCTTCCATTCTCTACTGGATGGAAAGGAGAAGCTTCAAACAATGAAATCCCAACCTGAGAAAGGGAATGAATATTTATCAAAAAGCCTCCAGCCCCGAAGCTTTCAAGAAAGGAAGCAAACCCTGGATAACAGGACACAGTccaccctgcttgagctccaggaCTCCTTCAGCAAAAGTGAAGCTCACCGACAATTCCGTGAGTCCCTCAAGGGCTCAGTGGTTGACCTGCGTGACAACTATTACAATGGAAGAAAGCATTTGTTCTGTGGTTCCAACTCATACTACTTTCATAACTGA